Part of the Pseudorasbora parva isolate DD20220531a chromosome 13, ASM2467924v1, whole genome shotgun sequence genome is shown below.
TATTTCTCTCATCTTACCCCACTCTGCCCTAAATGTGTTGTTTGAAAATGTCACAaaccatttcttaaaaaaacggCTTGTTTAGAAACGTAATGTTCTCAGAACATGTTTTGTAAGATATTTGCATCATATAGTTTTTTCCTCCAGATTGCGATTCCAGTGACGTCAGTGACTGTCATCAAGAAAACGAAGACGGCCATCCTGGTGCCGAACGCTCTGGTGATTTCTACGGCACACGAGCGGGTAAAAGTCAGGAGACTGATCGCTTTTACTaattgattgatttttttttattttttgttttgggcacatgtataacatttttatacaatgaaacactgcaaaaaatacatttcttactcagtatttttttcttgtttctagtcaaaatatctaacaattcgtacattaagaaacatttactagacaagtacaaattattgtcttgttttggggaaaataactcaaaatgaagagagtttttgcttaaaataagataaataatctgccaatggggtgagaaaaataatcttaattcaaacagaaaacaagattatttttctcaccccattggcagattatttatcttattttaagcaaaaactctcttcattttgagttattttcccccaaaacaagacaattacttttgcttgtctagtaaatacttcttgttttaagaatttttagatgtttggactagaaacaagacaaaaatactgaggaagaagagcatttttttgcagtgtagacaTCATCTTTTTTCGGACAGTTTGTGCAGTAATCCACACATGTAATAACAGAAAGCTTGCATGTAAACAAAAAGGAGTGGGAAACCGTTTTTAATCCCACCCCCATTTGACATAAATCATATAATAATGAGCTTCCTTTCTGTTTTCATTAAAAGTtacttcatatatatatatatatatgttgccTGTTTAGAAAGTCTTTCTATGTTTAAATTGCTTTGTGTTTACGTTGTTGTTGATTTTAACTTAATTCTTAATGACCCTAAAtgcttgatttttatttttcctccctttgtagcactttgagatttaaagactttaaaatgaaaagtgctttataaataaaatgtatttattattattattattataagtaacGGTTAAATCTTTGGTAACGTAATCATTGCTATCACTGTTATTGTGACTTCACAGCATGCGTTTGTTTCGTTCCTGTCTCGAGACACCACCTTCAAAGTTCTGATGACTGTGTGTCCTCATTTGGTTGTAAgttgttcacacacacacacacatgtaactGGGATGAATCGTATAGTTTGTGATGGATAACTGCGGCTGAATGCAGGAGAAGAGTCCTGGAATCGGGCAGAAGATCCTGAGAGCTCATCCGGCGGCTCTGCCCACGGTAAGACCGCTTCACTTCATCACCTCATCGTTTTCCTGCACAGTATTGAGATtgatgcgtgcgtgtgtgtgtgtgtgtgtgtgtgtgtgtgtgtgtgtgtaggattTCCCAGCAGATCTGTCTGATTTGGACGCTCCGGTCAGACCGACGGCTCAGCGTGTGGACGACAGCAGCAGCTCCGACTGTCCAGAGTCGCCGACATTCGTGAAAACACAGAGTGAGTAACTCAGTGACGTACACTTTAGCATGCTATTAAAAGATATTATAtagtttaaaatgtgttttttttggaCCCTTTATTGCTTAAAAATGTTATACTTAAAAGTTTATCTTTATACACTAATCAgggataacattatgaccaccttcctaatattgtgttggtctcgCTGACCCGTCGATGCATCtggcttaggtaggtggagcgtgtcaaagtaacatccacatggatggaggacccaaggtttcccagcagaacattggccaaagcatcacactgcctccgccggctcgccttcttcccatagtgcatcctggggccatgtgttccccaggtaagccacacacacacacacacacccggccatccacgtgatgtagaagaacacgtgattcctcagaccaggccaccttcttccattgctccgtggtccagttctgatgctcacgtgccactgttggtgctttcggtggggtcaggggtcagaggtcaccctgactggtccatacgcctcaaactgagctgctctgtgtattctgacagctttctatcagaaccagcattaacttctggagcagtttgagctccagtagctcgtctgtttgatcggaccccacgggccagccttcgctccccacggtcatcaatgagccttggccgcccatgaccctgtggccggttctccactggtccttccttggagcacttttgatagatactgaccactgcagaccgggaacagcccacaagagctgcagttttggagatgctctgacccagtcgtctagccgtcacaatctggccaaactcgctcaaatccttacgcttgcccatttctcctgcttcacacacatcaactctgaggactaaatgttcacttgctgcctaatataccccacccactaacagagatcatcagtgttactcactggtcataatgttatgcttgattAATGTATGTCATTTCACAATGACTTTTATTGTCTTTGAAATGTAGTAATTGTACAGCAAATAATGATTTTCTTCCTTAGTGTTTCACTCTTTTCTTTCAAAATAAGTGCACTTCtttaaaacatgatttaaaatgtacttcaCTGAAAAACTTGATAAACTTTTGACGTtattataaagtttaaaaacacACTCCTTAGGAGAGCTTTTACTTCATTAATATTATAGTTTATCCAAGtgcagtatttaaaaaatatccttTTAAGATTTGAAGAACATTACAAGTGCACatttattacactttaaaacacGCCTTCACTGCAgtctccgtgtgtgtgtgtgtgtgtgtgtgtgtgtgtgtgtgtgtgtgtgtgtgtgtgtgtgtgtgtgtgtgtgtgtgtgtgtgtgtgtgtgtgtgtgtgtgtgtgtgtgtgtgtgtgtgtgtgtgtgtgtgtgattctcTCACAGAATATCCAAAACGATCTCAAGCTTTTATTGAAGTGACTAAACGAGATGACACGCTGGATTCTCATCTGGAACAAGAACTCGACGCCAAAACAAACTTACCATACACtggtaaaacacacacacacacacacacacacacacacacacacacacactgcccctaaacctacccatcacacacacacacacacacacacacacacacacacacactgcccctaaacctacccatcacacacacacacacacacacacacacacacacacacacacacacacacacacacacacacacactgcccctaaacctacccatcacacacacacacacacacacacacacacacacacacacacacacacacacacacacacacacactgcccctaaacctacccatcacacacacacacacacacacacacacacacacactgcccctaaacctacccatcacacacacacacacacacacacacacacacacacacacactgcccctaaacctacccatcacacacacacacacacacacacacacacactgcccctaaacctacccatcacacacacacacacacacacacacacacacacacacacacactgcccctaaacctacccatcacacacacactgcccctaaacctacccatcacacacacactgcccctaaacctacccatcacacactcacacacacacacacacactgcccctaaacctacccatcactcacacacacacacacacacacacacacactgcctctaaacctacccatcacacacacacactgcccctaaacctacccatcacacacacacacactgcccctaaacctacccatcacacacacacacacacacacaaacacacacacacactgcccctaaacctacccatcacacacacacactgcccctaaacctacccatcacacacacacacacacacactgcccctaaacctacccatcacacacacactctctctctctctctttttcacacacacacacacacacacacacacacacacacacactctctctctctttttcacacacactcgcacacacacacacacacacacacactctttttcacacacacacactcacacacacacactctctctctctctttttcacacacacacactcacacacacactctctctctctctctttttcacacacacacacacacacactcactcacacttacacacacacactctctttttCTCACTCActgctgtggtgtgtgtgttagtCCCGTCAGGCTCTGCGCAGGTGGAGTTGATGAAGACTCTGAGGCCggtgtctctctctctgaacGCTCTGCTGTTGATCTAtctgtctctgtgagtctgctCATCTTCTCAGCATTCATCCATCACTCCAGACTGAGCTCTGAGCTCCATTTGCTCTCCATCCCTCAGGGTGTGTGTCCTGCTCCTGTCCTCCTGTTACATGGCCTTTAAGATCGTGTCTCTGGAGGAACGGCTGACATCTCTGGTGTCATTGGAGCTTCCCCATAAAAGGTAAAGATGGCTTTCCTTAATCATTAATCAAACGGTATTATTAATTAGCCTGGCGTGCtcatcctcagctctagtcagaatatgagtctgatgctcattgggctgtgattatggggcgtgtttaaACCCAACCAgaaaagacctcgattggacagaccgacaaccaatcagagcagcggagcgacgcataatatcagttgtcaaatgtcaacagagctcaactgcactgtgttgccaagtctgcggttttcccgccggttgttttccatgtccacgGGTTGAAGTGACCTCAGTTAtgggatatatagacccaggaatgccaattttggcagcaaccttgccaaaataacacacattttacccccaaacgccatttttttcgGCGAGCCCcccaagaagctattgtttagggctgtagttggcgggttttgttgtaaaaacttggcaaccctatCGGCACACGCGCTGgagtaaacgatctttgccggtgttgtaaaaacaGAATTTAAGGACACACAGAGCACtgaccaacatgatcatcattactGAGAGAAATGGTGAAGGTGACGCGGATAccaacaagctctccatttaggattagaGCAAACtcaacccaagcccctttgatgacgtgatgattacgttactgttgatcatttaattaattttaattaattaattaatttaacagGGACAATGTATACAGACATAGCTACAAGTACTGCAAATGATGCGCAGAATACAGAGTTTATAGCTAGTGCTAATTCTCAACTCCTGTCCCTGGTTGggctttttataaataatttctaAAACATATACATATGTTATACAAATACATGTAAGTATAAAACAAAGAgagaatagagagagagagaattcatatttaaaaatgtttacagttttGGTTTGTCTTTAGCCactgatcatctgtccgtcatcggctaaatcCCGCCctaatgatctcattggtcagtttctgttgatcatctgtccgtcatcagctaaagcccgccctgatgatctcattggtcagtttctgttgatcatctgtccgtcatcggctaaatcccgccctgatgatctcattggtcagtttctgttgatcatctctgtcatcggctaaagcccgccctgatgatctcattggtcagtttctgttgatcatctgtctgtcatcgtctaaagcccgccctgatgatctcattggtcagtttctgttgatcatctgtccgtcatcggctaaagcccgccctgatgatctcattggtcagtttctgttgatcatctgtccgtcatcggctaaagcccgccctgatgatctcattggtcagtttctgttgatcatctgtccgtcatcggctaaagcccgccctgatgatctcattggtcagtttctgttgatcatctctgtcatcggctaaagcccgccctgatgatctcattggtcagtttctgttgatcatctgtccgtcatcgtctaaagcccgccctgatgatctcattggtcagtttctgttgatcatctgtccgtcatcggctaaagcccgccctgatgatctcattggtcagtttctgttgatcatctgtccgtcatcagctaaagcccgccctgatgatctcattggtcagttactgttgatcatctgtccgtcatcggctaaagcccgccctgatgatctcattggtcagtttctgttgatcatctgtccgtcatcggctaaagcccgccctgatgatctcattggtcagtttctgttgatcatctgtccatcatcggctaaagcccgccctgatgatctcattggtcagtttcttatgatcatctgtccatcatcggctaaagcccgtcctgatgatctcattggtcggtttctgttgatcatctgtccgtcatcggctaaagcccgccctgatgatctcattggtcagtttcttttcaggcataattactcctctatggatcaagtccagaccgaaccacCCGAACTCAAATATTGTGGCTGAGTTTGCCtgggggcggggctgagtttgcctgggggcggggctgagttcggctgctATCCAGGCTACTGCTAACATTATTTATGCATCAATCATGGAAAGATTATCTTAGCAACCaaccagaacaccttagcaaccgcctaggaacaccctagcaaccgagTGCTGACCAACACTCACATTTTGTTTGCGATCAGATAAAAATCAAAGCCTGTCATTTTCTTCTAAAGAATTGCACTTTTGAACATTTCTCTGGCTAAAGGCTGTACGTGTGGTTATGATTGCAGAGATGAGTATGTGTTCGCTGGAGACACCGCTGAGATCTACTCGGTTCTGTCTGCGACTCTTCTGAAGCTGGAGAAGGTTTGTCTGCGTTTCAGATCTTCATCAAACATCAGCACTGAGATGAACTAACTAACCTGGGGCCCATCTTCGcacctcgcttaatacatccgagatgatttgacagatcccagatcttctaatcctgataactgatctccggctaatttggttcttctaacgaatttgcggattggattaaaatatctagatgaagttatctgagatcactgctctgaagagggcagatgatcgatactcgaaaccacgattggctggcgtcaagacaacggaatgacatcatataattaaaaaggcCACCTGGCAAACAACTTGTCAAAGACAAAACACgaatttctggacctttataaggaaacagacaaaagaccaaaccaacataaaagttagataaattaaatctgcactgttttgatgaacatgattcccaattattttaaattcatgattttataacatttttacacactttacatttttattttaatgttgtaatttcatttttaattcaatttgaagcagatttgttgTGACAGTATTAAAGTTTCTTAGTGGTCAAGATCTGCATCTCTTGCGCTGCATCCCATAATACCCCTCATCCCTCACATTAATGCACGACCGAGTGCACAATGTGTGTGAACCTCCAATACAACTATAAAGTCATCATTCCATCACAAtgcacaaataaatctctcaatcaagtgactgtCTCTATAGTATTATACGCAAATTTTACCCAaccttaaaatattattttcaaataaacttttatatttattattattttaaattattattgcccctggttcctggttcagtaatgaactcttgaaataaagtagcagtggctgggactGATTATAAGTATCACCAAGATGCGATCTAATCCggtttacattaaataaacccgagcaggtttaagctgacggacctgttgctatgacaacaAGTCCAAGATGAgcttcgaagaaccaaacaatccgagatcaaTCAAATCTAGCTTACGGCGTTAGCCACGTACGAAGAACAGGCccctggtcttaccagactctcgtacatgtCATtagtacatagagtctggccactctccattgacaagcgtttatTTCCGTGAAGGGGGgcactctgttgaagtttaaaactattgggtccatcgctaacgtttggtcgtgatgcatgtcatgcgcccttcgcctgtttcacacatgggaaatccgtcaaaataaatgtgcacttgtcaatcaatcaatcatctttatttctatcgctcttctccagcgccgattgtgtcagagcagctttagtgttaaacaggacaatactgcagcagaattagatttggatagtttatagaattaaatatgttaattaaataatataattaaataattattacaaaatgtgttctgatatatattcctcacagaaaatgagccaaggccaatgagtctcagtttgaaaaaataattaatcatatcatttttctttcgataaaaaaggaaaacgggtccaacagacccgaacaccatacaagggttaaagaaatacaagtctagaaatgcgtccaaataacagcaaagcacgactgtacggtgctctgcagtggtcaaaaaattattataacagTGAGTTATCAAGagtatatcacttcaaaattcagagatgtggattcggacagcgaTTCCATCACAACCTCTGTGTTTGTCGAAAGCGGTAACGTtaggtaactcggccggggtTTTACGCGAGTGGTGGgaaacggacggcaataaaataactgactacCCGCTGCAGGGGCgcagccatcttttcagaagtgagggggacagaaatgtcgtaataccattttttttttaccaatataatttattgcaTCCCTTGCTTTTAATTCGGTAAGATATCAAAAACACTGCTGATCAATAACcactaatatctataatatttttctcctATATTGTATGTACTttaaacacttgtgcattaagtatccatagattttatgcaatgtaaaatatatatatatatatatatatatatgcgctgcatttatttaataaaaaatgcagtaaataCAGTGAGATATTATTCTGATGtaaatcagctttgatcacataaATAGATTGcactttattatatattaaagagAAAAGCTGATTTAATCATAATTTCTCCAGCCTTCAGTGTCACTAATCATTCTTatattaggatttgatgctcaactaCTTTTTTCGAGTATTATCAGTGTTTGAAAgttttgctgcttaatttttgtggaaacaaccATACCATTCTAACATTTGTgttcaaattaaaaaaagagataaattattacttttatttatcatacatgcattaaattgatcacaaatggtatttttaatattacaaaagataataatttatttaata
Proteins encoded:
- the LOC137039255 gene encoding GRAM domain-containing protein 2B isoform X2; the encoded protein is MEKLLASEDSMLRSDAGRPLCSVSPHQQMNDQHEHGDEEEESKMTRPDALISLDAEADVSARRRKPTLVRSKTFDPALLLKVQSDSESKCERRKPQSCQSLRTNSQYHKVFKDIREDEHLRQSYTCALQKDILYQGRLFVSENWICFHSKVFGRDTKIAIPVTSVTVIKKTKTAILVPNALVISTAHERHAFVSFLSRDTTFKVLMTVCPHLVEKSPGIGQKILRAHPAALPTDFPADLSDLDAPVRPTAQRVDDSSSSDCPESPTFVKTQKYPKRSQAFIEVTKRDDTLDSHLEQELDAKTNLPYTVPSGSAQVELMKTLRPVSLSLNALLLIYLSLVCVLLLSSCYMAFKIVSLEERLTSLVSLELPHKRDEYVFAGDTAEIYSVLSATLLKLEKIHRNLQRLMESVSDV
- the LOC137039255 gene encoding GRAM domain-containing protein 2B isoform X3, which codes for MEKLLASEDSMLRSDAGRPLCSVSPHQQMNECVSPRQHEHGDEEEESKMTRPDALISLDAEADVSARRRKPTLVRSKTFDPALLLKVQSDSESKCERRKPQSCQSLRTNSQYHKVFKDIREDEHLRQSYTCALQKDILYQGRLFVSENWICFHSKVFGRDTKIAIPVTSVTVIKKTKTAILVPNALVISTAHERHAFVSFLSRDTTFKVLMTVCPHLVEKSPGIGQKILRAHPAALPTDFPADLSDLDAPVRPTAQRVDDSSSSDCPESPTFVKTQIPSGSAQVELMKTLRPVSLSLNALLLIYLSLVCVLLLSSCYMAFKIVSLEERLTSLVSLELPHKRDEYVFAGDTAEIYSVLSATLLKLEKIHRNLQRLMESVSDV
- the LOC137039255 gene encoding GRAM domain-containing protein 2B isoform X1, producing MEKLLASEDSMLRSDAGRPLCSVSPHQQMNECVSPRQHEHGDEEEESKMTRPDALISLDAEADVSARRRKPTLVRSKTFDPALLLKVQSDSESKCERRKPQSCQSLRTNSQYHKVFKDIREDEHLRQSYTCALQKDILYQGRLFVSENWICFHSKVFGRDTKIAIPVTSVTVIKKTKTAILVPNALVISTAHERHAFVSFLSRDTTFKVLMTVCPHLVEKSPGIGQKILRAHPAALPTDFPADLSDLDAPVRPTAQRVDDSSSSDCPESPTFVKTQKYPKRSQAFIEVTKRDDTLDSHLEQELDAKTNLPYTVPSGSAQVELMKTLRPVSLSLNALLLIYLSLVCVLLLSSCYMAFKIVSLEERLTSLVSLELPHKRDEYVFAGDTAEIYSVLSATLLKLEKIHRNLQRLMESVSDV